GCGTTCCATCAGCTTCGCCTGCCGGCGTTCTTGAATTTTGTAATAGAAATTTTCAAAGATGAGTTTCGAGCTGAATAACAAGCCGCCGCCGAGCAAAAAAAGCGCGATCAACCCGCCGGCTAGAATGCCGGCAAAAGTCGAGACGCTAAACTCGGCTTGCTTGTAGTCGCTCCCCCATGTGGAAAAGAGCACCAAACGGATTCTTTTCTTATCCACGGAGGTTTTCTCCATTCATCTTTGTTTGATTGACTTTTATACCCGTGACGGTTCCCTTGCCACGCCGTATCAATAATTGGCTTGCCGCGGGTTGCACCCTCGCGGCAAATTCATCCCTGCCCAAAAGCGCAGGCGCCAGATTTCATGCGGAATTGTAGACTGCGGCTGGCTTTATTTTTTCTGGCGTTGGCGCTCCGCAAAACTCTTTCAGATATTATAAACTATACGCGCGCTGGGGCAGAGTACGGAACAATTCCGAAACTTTACTTGGCGGTGTTGCAAAATCGTCTTGAAATTGACGAGCACGTGAACGTTATTCCTTACGCATGACTTTTAGACGTTGTCAACTGAGACTGACAGCCAGGTTTTGGACGCAAGTGAGCTGGAGGAAAATTTTGTGAAAATCATTTTTTTAACGATGCGACTGTTGCTGGCTCTGTTGCAACGCCTGCTTTACGTCTTGACGGCAGGCCAGCTTCCGCCGTTTGTCAGCGTGGCGGTGGTGGTGAAAGAGCAAGACAAATTTTTGATGATCATACGGCGTGATGGCAAGGGATATGGTTTGCCGGGCGGGCATATCAATTTAAATGAAACGGCAGAGCATGCGGCGGAGCGGGAGGTCAAGGAAGAAACCGGTTTGCAACTCAAAATCACAGGCATTCTTGGCACGCTTTCGGGA
This sequence is a window from Cytophagia bacterium CHB2. Protein-coding genes within it:
- a CDS encoding NUDIX hydrolase, which produces MKIIFLTMRLLLALLQRLLYVLTAGQLPPFVSVAVVVKEQDKFLMIIRRDGKGYGLPGGHINLNETAEHAAEREVKEETGLQLKITGILGTLSGKRPGTWVRTVDIVYEGRVGGGALRDSREGRCVWVRLDEVRERVAFDYLKILEALV